In a single window of the Callithrix jacchus isolate 240 chromosome 1, calJac240_pri, whole genome shotgun sequence genome:
- the LOC144579580 gene encoding uncharacterized protein LOC144579580 has translation MMVMVMMVMIVMVRMMMVIVIIMDGNGGDDDDGGNDDGDGDGGDDGDDSDSDGDDSGDNSDDDDSDGDSDGGDDGDDGGDGDGDSDGDSDDDGDDGEDDGDGDGGDDGDDDGDGDDGGDGDDGDGDSDGDDDGDDGGDGGDGGDGDGDSMVIVMMMVMMVMMVVMVMMMVMMVVMVIVMVMMMVMVVMVVMVVMVVMVMVIVW, from the coding sequence atgatggtgatggtcatgatggtgatgatagtgatggtgagaatgatgatggtgatagtgataatTATGGATGGGAATGGTGGCGATGATGATGATGggggtaatgatgatggtgatggtgatggtggtgatgatggtgatgatagtgatagtgatggtgatgatagtggtgataatagtgatgatgatgatagtgatggtgatagtgatggtggtgatgatggtgatgatggtggtgatggtgatggtgatagtgatggtgatagtgatgatgatggtgatgatggtgaagatgatggtgatggtgatggtggtgatgatggtgatgatgatggtgatggtgatgatggtggtgatggtgatgatggtgatggtgatagtgatggtgatgatgatggtgatgatggtggtgatggtggtgatggtggtgatggtgatggtgatagtatggtgatagtgatgatgatggtgatgatggtgatgatggtggtgatggtgatgatgatggtgatgatggtggtgatggtgatagtgatggtgatgatgatggtgatggtggtgatggtggtgatggtggtgatggtggtgatggtgatggtgatagtatggtga